One window of Solwaraspora sp. WMMA2056 genomic DNA carries:
- a CDS encoding glycosyltransferase 87 family protein, protein MVRTWLYAVAIATGLAGAAAAVVHQVTGRFWGDLGAYRAGAVAAATGDGNLYQASHLTPDGIALGFTYPPFAALLMQPLAVLSMPVAVATWTVVSVVALVAVIGLVLHQVGTPDRHRPATTIGALVAALPVFAVAGHLQVGQVGLILMWLVLADLVGGRHRRWHGLGVGIAAGIKLTPLVFIGLLVLTGRWRAAATALGGFAATVAVGFAWRPADSAWFFSGGLLDTDRVTGDPRTVLNQSLAGAVTRVADDPTPGFVWWVLAAVAAVAGLAVAVGQHRRGDVLTAVLVCAATGLLVSPVSWHHHWVWWVPALLLLGGHAWRHRHRTATATTVGVWVVLVASTSWVLAAPGGWDLHFTGLGLVYSNLYVLLGVAGIGVAGWRLRQPTGPPRPATVDTLSGSQP, encoded by the coding sequence ACCTGGCTGTACGCCGTGGCGATCGCGACCGGCCTGGCTGGCGCGGCGGCGGCGGTGGTGCACCAGGTCACCGGACGGTTCTGGGGCGACCTCGGTGCCTACCGGGCCGGAGCGGTGGCCGCCGCCACCGGTGACGGCAACCTGTACCAGGCCAGCCACCTCACCCCCGACGGCATCGCCCTGGGTTTCACCTATCCACCCTTCGCCGCGCTGCTGATGCAGCCGCTGGCGGTGCTGAGCATGCCGGTCGCCGTCGCCACCTGGACCGTGGTCAGCGTCGTGGCGCTGGTCGCGGTGATCGGCCTGGTGCTGCACCAGGTCGGTACGCCGGACCGGCACCGGCCGGCCACGACGATCGGCGCGCTGGTCGCCGCGCTGCCGGTCTTCGCGGTCGCCGGGCACCTGCAGGTCGGGCAGGTCGGGCTGATCCTGATGTGGCTGGTGCTGGCGGATCTGGTCGGCGGCCGGCACCGCCGGTGGCACGGGCTCGGTGTGGGCATCGCCGCCGGGATCAAGCTCACCCCGTTGGTCTTCATCGGGCTGCTGGTGCTGACCGGCCGGTGGCGGGCCGCGGCCACCGCGCTCGGCGGCTTCGCCGCGACCGTCGCGGTCGGGTTCGCCTGGCGCCCGGCCGACTCGGCGTGGTTCTTCTCCGGCGGTCTGCTGGACACCGACCGGGTCACCGGTGACCCCCGTACCGTGCTCAACCAGTCGCTGGCCGGTGCGGTGACCCGGGTGGCGGACGACCCGACGCCGGGGTTCGTCTGGTGGGTGCTGGCCGCCGTGGCCGCCGTGGCCGGATTGGCAGTCGCCGTCGGTCAGCACCGCCGGGGCGACGTGCTGACCGCCGTCCTGGTCTGCGCCGCGACCGGCCTGCTGGTCTCCCCGGTCTCCTGGCACCACCACTGGGTGTGGTGGGTGCCGGCGCTGCTGCTGCTCGGCGGGCACGCCTGGCGGCACCGGCACCGGACGGCGACGGCCACCACCGTCGGCGTCTGGGTCGTGCTGGTCGCCAGCACCAGCTGGGTGCTGGCCGCCCCGGGCGGCTGGGACCTGCACTTCACCGGCCTCGGGCTGGTCTACAGCAACCTCTACGTACTGCTGGGCGTGGCCGGGATCGGCGTCGCCGGCTGGCGGCTGCGCCAGCCGACGGGGCCGCCTCGACCGGCGACCGTCGATACCCTGTCGGGCAGTCAACCGTGA
- a CDS encoding aldo/keto reductase, whose translation MHIRPFGTTGMQVSAIGLGAWQLGRSTHWPDGPDEAEAVRIVHAALDAGVTFIDTAPGYADGASELNIGRALTGRRRDEAIICTKVGYLPDGSENWSASEIEASVARSAHRMNVDHVDIVVLHNPPPEILDGSRSDHYDVLQRLQDKGHIRAYGASVDWSADLDMAADTSASTAFEVRLSALYQEPWPAVGRARDRGAGIIVKVPLESGWLSGRYTADSVFTDVRDRWSRADVAVRAGLVREFAALLPAGVSLLSGALRFLLSYDAVSTVIPGTKSVAQLHSSVAAAADGPLPAEVVGAIRAWYDQRLAAAPLDW comes from the coding sequence GTGCACATCAGACCATTCGGCACCACCGGGATGCAGGTCAGCGCGATCGGCCTCGGGGCCTGGCAGCTGGGCCGCTCGACACACTGGCCGGACGGCCCCGACGAGGCCGAGGCGGTGCGGATCGTGCACGCTGCGCTCGATGCCGGGGTCACCTTCATCGACACCGCACCGGGTTATGCCGACGGGGCCAGCGAGCTCAACATCGGCCGGGCGCTGACCGGCCGACGCCGCGACGAGGCGATCATCTGCACCAAGGTCGGCTACCTGCCCGACGGCAGCGAGAACTGGTCGGCCAGCGAGATCGAGGCCTCGGTGGCCCGCAGCGCCCACCGGATGAACGTCGACCACGTCGACATCGTGGTGCTGCACAACCCACCGCCGGAGATCCTCGACGGCAGCCGATCCGACCACTACGACGTCCTGCAACGGCTGCAGGACAAGGGCCACATCCGGGCGTACGGGGCGTCGGTCGACTGGAGCGCGGACCTGGACATGGCCGCGGACACCAGCGCCTCCACCGCGTTCGAGGTCCGGCTGTCCGCGCTCTACCAGGAGCCGTGGCCGGCGGTGGGCCGGGCCCGCGACCGGGGCGCCGGCATCATCGTCAAGGTGCCGTTGGAGTCCGGCTGGCTGTCCGGGCGGTACACCGCCGACAGCGTGTTCACCGACGTACGGGACCGCTGGTCACGCGCGGACGTGGCGGTGCGGGCCGGCCTGGTACGGGAGTTCGCGGCGCTGCTGCCCGCCGGGGTGAGTCTGCTCTCCGGTGCGCTGCGGTTCCTGCTCAGCTACGACGCGGTGTCGACGGTCATCCCCGGCACCAAGTCGGTGGCACAACTGCACAGCAGCGTCGCCGCCGCCGCCGACGGGCCGCTGCCAGCCGAGGTGGTCGGGGCCATCCGCGCCTGGTACGACCAGCGGCTGGCCGCCGCGCCGCTGGACTGGTGA